The following are encoded together in the Thalassomonas haliotis genome:
- a CDS encoding bifunctional 3-deoxy-7-phosphoheptulonate synthase/chorismate mutase type II: MENKKELRSWLSNMGLSHPLVIAGPCSAETQEQVLTIAHQLKDTDVTVLRAGVWKPRTRPGCFDGVGEIGLKWLQKAKAETGLLTATEVANVEHVRLALEHDIDILWIGARSTVSPFIIQEIADALQGTEKIVLVKNPINPDLSLWLGAIERLYRADIKNLGVIHRGFSTLEKTQFRNIPEWKIPVELQKRFPDLPLICDPSHISGNRDYIFSVCQQALELSYDGLMVESHHDPDNAWSDAEQQVTPATLETIMQDLKVKNRVKDDGFHSSLTRLRAQIDLLDNELVNTLGQRMRLAEEIGALKKVNNSSVLKNKRWNEIIGKMTTKGEEIGLSESFILNVFNGIHQESLKLQEKVQ, translated from the coding sequence ATGGAAAATAAAAAAGAATTGAGAAGCTGGTTGAGTAATATGGGGCTATCTCATCCATTAGTGATTGCCGGTCCTTGCAGTGCAGAAACACAAGAGCAAGTTTTAACAATTGCTCATCAATTGAAAGATACAGATGTGACCGTCTTAAGAGCGGGTGTCTGGAAGCCAAGAACCCGGCCCGGGTGTTTTGACGGGGTCGGGGAAATAGGTTTAAAGTGGTTGCAAAAAGCAAAAGCTGAAACAGGGTTACTCACGGCGACCGAAGTTGCTAACGTTGAGCATGTAAGGTTAGCGCTTGAGCATGATATTGATATTTTATGGATTGGTGCCCGCTCTACGGTTAGTCCATTTATTATTCAGGAAATTGCCGATGCCTTGCAGGGCACTGAAAAAATTGTACTGGTAAAGAACCCTATCAACCCGGATTTATCACTGTGGTTGGGGGCTATAGAGCGCCTTTACCGGGCTGATATTAAGAACCTGGGCGTTATACACAGGGGATTCTCTACCTTAGAAAAAACGCAGTTCAGAAATATACCTGAATGGAAAATTCCTGTTGAGTTACAAAAAAGATTTCCTGATTTGCCGCTTATTTGTGACCCGTCACATATAAGCGGCAACAGAGATTATATTTTCTCTGTCTGTCAACAAGCTTTGGAACTCAGTTATGATGGGCTTATGGTTGAAAGCCACCATGATCCTGACAACGCTTGGAGTGATGCCGAACAGCAAGTAACCCCGGCAACACTGGAGACTATAATGCAGGATTTGAAAGTTAAAAATCGTGTCAAAGACGATGGCTTTCACAGCAGCCTTACCAGGTTAAGAGCGCAAATTGATTTGTTAGATAACGAACTTGTTAATACATTAGGTCAAAGAATGCGCCTGGCAGAGGAAATTGGTGCCCTGAAGAAAGTGAACAATTCTTCGGTATTAAAAAATAAAAGGTGGAATGAAATCATAGGTAAAATGACCACTAAAGGCGAAGAAATAGGCTTAAGTGAAAGTTTTATCCTTAATGTGTTTAATGGCATCCATCAAGAATCTCTAAAACTCCAGGAGAAAGTACAATAG
- a CDS encoding NADPH-dependent FMN reductase — MLLSEEYFKNTKPLNIVGLCGSLREDSCSYTALSESLTSAKTLGASVDLIDLKSLSLPYFTDEAKASDPAVKQFLEIIDNADGIIVSSPEYHGSYSGVLKNALDYLTKEQVKNKAVALISVGAGQYGGFAALDALDKVMKTLHGIVIPLKVSVSHSHKVISSGQIHSQEYATRLLDMTKELLACSERLGQFDGEKQYAYG, encoded by the coding sequence GTGTTACTAAGTGAAGAATATTTTAAAAATACCAAGCCGTTAAATATTGTCGGGCTCTGTGGCAGTTTAAGAGAGGATAGCTGCAGTTATACCGCGCTGTCTGAAAGTTTAACTTCAGCAAAGACGTTAGGTGCGAGTGTTGACTTAATTGATTTAAAAAGTCTGAGTTTGCCTTATTTTACTGATGAAGCCAAAGCATCTGATCCGGCGGTGAAGCAGTTTTTGGAAATTATCGATAATGCCGATGGCATTATCGTGTCCTCACCCGAATACCATGGCAGTTACTCGGGGGTGCTGAAAAATGCCCTGGATTATTTAACTAAAGAGCAGGTCAAAAATAAAGCCGTTGCTTTAATTTCCGTCGGCGCCGGTCAATATGGCGGTTTTGCGGCACTAGATGCTTTGGATAAAGTCATGAAAACACTTCATGGCATTGTTATACCTTTAAAAGTATCTGTTAGCCATAGCCATAAGGTTATTTCATCCGGCCAGATACATTCACAAGAATATGCAACCAGGTTGCTTGATATGACCAAAGAATTGCTCGCTTGCAGCGAGAGACTGGGTCAGTTCGATGGGGAAAAGCAATATGCCTATGGTTAA
- a CDS encoding LLM class flavin-dependent oxidoreductase, which produces MENNAKFMWGVPTCGGQAKASGAIDLGAYNLDGMIKYVQKAEQLGIEGLLMGVGYHTPDPLAIVGQLLANSKHIKLMVAYRAGAISPTLFTQMINTLSFQGQDRLALNLLAGISPAEQKYYGDFLGHDQRYARLNEFIDVCRQFWANKGPVDYQGEHYQIEQGQLSLAYQGGGHPDLFLSGNSDVSRQTAIDHNCTWLRYSDTAENIAKSAAPALAQGIGVGIRMSVIVRPTRQEALDEIDRMMSGADLEWKGFLDKYVKSCDSVAVKSTFELAEKAKNDWLNDVLWTGAIPFRGGPALALVGSPDEVAEYIMEYKKAGVSTFLFSGWPQLQEMEYFAELVIPKVRQLEQQLALATA; this is translated from the coding sequence ATGGAAAATAATGCAAAATTTATGTGGGGCGTACCTACATGTGGTGGACAGGCAAAAGCAAGCGGAGCCATAGATCTCGGCGCTTATAACTTAGACGGCATGATCAAATATGTACAAAAAGCGGAACAGCTGGGTATTGAAGGGTTATTGATGGGGGTTGGTTACCACACCCCGGATCCTCTTGCCATTGTCGGCCAATTATTGGCCAACTCCAAACATATCAAGCTTATGGTGGCGTATCGTGCCGGGGCTATTTCTCCAACTTTGTTTACGCAAATGATAAATACGCTTTCATTTCAAGGGCAAGACAGGCTTGCATTGAATTTATTGGCGGGAATTTCTCCGGCAGAGCAGAAATACTATGGGGATTTTTTAGGTCATGATCAAAGGTATGCGCGCTTAAATGAATTTATTGATGTTTGCCGCCAATTTTGGGCGAATAAAGGTCCTGTCGACTACCAGGGGGAACATTATCAAATCGAACAAGGCCAGTTATCTTTGGCCTACCAGGGCGGCGGGCATCCTGACTTGTTTTTAAGCGGTAATTCTGATGTTTCACGCCAGACTGCCATCGATCATAACTGTACCTGGCTTCGTTATAGCGACACCGCAGAAAACATTGCTAAAAGTGCTGCACCTGCACTGGCACAAGGGATAGGCGTTGGTATCAGGATGTCCGTTATTGTGCGCCCTACCCGTCAGGAAGCATTAGATGAAATAGATCGCATGATGAGTGGTGCTGACCTTGAGTGGAAAGGTTTCTTGGATAAATATGTGAAATCCTGTGATTCTGTTGCGGTGAAATCCACCTTTGAATTGGCTGAAAAAGCTAAAAATGATTGGCTGAATGATGTTTTATGGACCGGAGCGATCCCATTCAGGGGCGGGCCGGCACTGGCCTTGGTTGGCTCACCGGATGAAGTGGCTGAATATATTATGGAATATAAAAAAGCCGGCGTTTCAACTTTCTTGTTTTCCGGTTGGCCACAATTACAAGAAATGGAATATTTTGCAGAACTTGTGATCCCTAAGGTTCGTCAACTGGAGCAGCAGCTGGCATTGGCAACCGCTTAA
- a CDS encoding ATP-grasp domain-containing protein: MNILILHRIPYHYIEYAETIDHQAHNVVYVGVEKALANIPAELRCTKLERPGERAVNLEVLEQVKELDIGFDLVISLSEYELMEAALVRKALNVAGPSVEQITKVRDKLVMKQCMSEHNIDAPAFMSLSQWLADRTAFAADAMLILKPLDGASSENVLKFSNEQALLAALEGKSTGIACLDAEKPDYSGFEVEEFVQGNILHFDGLISKGELKLCVKSQYIGNLLAFASKGQPCASVQLEISAEELSWVEQVLAAVELEQGAFHLEVIDADRGLVFLEVANRAGGARIIPTFKKQTGIHLPSAELALLLDADHEFTPEYDLENKYSWIIVPGHHYDKKYCQISGHEFLLEYEGLLALETIPQNQPLPDHISYLEGDIPLTAFIKAESTPALLEVIERLFTSIKIEVADQEFAVN; encoded by the coding sequence ATGAATATTTTAATTTTACACAGGATCCCGTATCACTATATTGAATATGCTGAGACCATAGATCATCAAGCGCATAATGTGGTTTATGTTGGTGTTGAAAAGGCATTAGCCAATATTCCCGCAGAGCTTCGTTGTACTAAACTAGAGCGGCCAGGTGAACGGGCCGTCAACCTGGAAGTGCTTGAGCAAGTAAAAGAGCTTGATATTGGTTTTGATTTGGTTATTTCCCTGTCCGAGTACGAGCTGATGGAAGCTGCTTTAGTACGTAAAGCTTTAAATGTTGCCGGACCTAGCGTAGAGCAGATCACTAAGGTCAGGGATAAGCTGGTCATGAAACAATGTATGTCTGAACATAACATTGATGCGCCTGCTTTTATGTCGTTGTCGCAATGGTTAGCAGATAGAACAGCATTTGCTGCGGATGCAATGCTTATCTTGAAACCGCTTGACGGCGCTTCATCTGAAAATGTGTTGAAGTTTTCGAATGAGCAGGCGTTACTGGCTGCGCTTGAGGGCAAGTCGACCGGGATCGCCTGCCTCGATGCGGAAAAGCCGGATTATTCGGGCTTTGAAGTCGAGGAGTTTGTCCAGGGTAACATCTTGCATTTTGATGGCCTGATCAGCAAAGGTGAGTTGAAGCTTTGTGTTAAAAGCCAATATATTGGCAACTTGCTGGCTTTTGCATCCAAGGGGCAGCCTTGTGCATCGGTACAGCTGGAAATTTCTGCAGAGGAGTTATCCTGGGTCGAACAAGTACTTGCTGCCGTTGAATTAGAGCAGGGAGCATTTCATCTTGAAGTGATTGATGCTGACAGGGGCCTGGTGTTCCTGGAAGTCGCTAACCGCGCCGGCGGTGCCAGAATCATACCTACCTTTAAGAAACAAACCGGTATTCATTTACCTTCAGCCGAGTTGGCTTTGTTGCTCGATGCTGATCATGAATTTACACCGGAATATGATCTTGAAAATAAATACTCCTGGATCATAGTACCCGGACATCATTACGACAAAAAATACTGCCAAATATCAGGACATGAGTTTCTGCTGGAGTATGAGGGATTATTGGCGCTAGAGACCATACCTCAAAATCAGCCCCTTCCCGATCACATCAGTTATCTGGAAGGTGATATTCCTTTAACGGCGTTTATCAAAGCGGAATCTACTCCGGCCTTGCTAGAGGTGATAGAGCGATTATTTACATCAATAAAAATTGAAGTCGCAGATCAGGAATTTGCAGTTAATTAA
- a CDS encoding ATP-grasp domain-containing protein — protein MKIAIVEPISSGAALVKAAHRLGHEVFIISYNKEDRKLPAFVQELASGIIEFDTNNEQLFIEQVVKLHREQALSAIISGNEYYVPVTAKAAAKVNLKGINPDKVDNLRFKDQMRVNMQAAGLNNPDFRLIHGAEDIENLSEEMPFPCVLKPVGGAGSVHVCRVNDIGQLTEAYSQAQKDERRELGNDIGTKMLLESYIQGPEYSVDGYVNNTGTHILAVTEKLLAREPYFVEMGHLVPANIPTSVQADIEHYIKQTVACLGLDLGAFHAEIRLADKGPVLIEIGARLPGDKIVDLIQLARGIDLAEITVQLYLGQDDVQFPAQAQGYSGITFFSAEHLQQLSGVNGEDELHQIPGYVEHQLLKRPGENVPRLTDYRGRVAFAVFHHKEQQGLVNSLNRARQALSFY, from the coding sequence ATGAAAATTGCAATTGTTGAACCTATAAGTTCCGGGGCGGCGCTTGTGAAGGCCGCACACCGCTTGGGTCATGAAGTTTTTATTATTTCGTATAACAAAGAAGATCGTAAATTACCGGCATTTGTGCAGGAGCTGGCATCGGGCATTATTGAGTTTGATACCAACAATGAGCAGCTGTTTATAGAACAGGTGGTCAAACTGCACCGGGAGCAGGCATTGAGCGCCATTATTTCCGGTAACGAATATTATGTGCCTGTTACCGCGAAGGCCGCCGCAAAAGTTAACTTGAAAGGTATTAACCCCGATAAGGTTGATAACTTGAGATTTAAAGATCAGATGCGAGTGAATATGCAGGCTGCCGGGTTGAATAACCCGGACTTTCGGTTAATTCATGGTGCTGAGGATATTGAAAATCTCAGTGAGGAGATGCCTTTTCCCTGCGTGCTTAAACCTGTTGGTGGTGCGGGAAGTGTGCATGTCTGTCGGGTAAACGATATCGGGCAGTTGACTGAAGCTTATTCGCAGGCACAAAAAGACGAACGCCGGGAGTTAGGTAATGATATTGGTACAAAGATGCTGCTGGAGTCCTATATTCAGGGTCCTGAATACAGTGTTGATGGTTATGTCAATAATACCGGTACTCACATTCTTGCCGTCACCGAAAAGCTGTTAGCCCGGGAACCCTATTTTGTTGAAATGGGGCATTTGGTTCCGGCCAATATTCCAACCAGTGTCCAGGCGGATATCGAGCATTACATCAAACAGACAGTAGCTTGCTTAGGACTCGATCTGGGGGCATTTCATGCGGAAATCAGGCTTGCGGACAAGGGTCCTGTGTTGATTGAAATTGGCGCCCGTTTACCGGGCGACAAAATTGTTGATCTGATCCAACTTGCCAGGGGAATTGATTTAGCTGAAATCACTGTGCAGCTTTATTTGGGCCAGGATGATGTGCAGTTCCCGGCGCAGGCACAGGGGTATAGCGGCATTACCTTCTTTTCTGCAGAGCATTTGCAACAGCTTAGCGGAGTTAACGGTGAGGATGAGCTTCATCAAATCCCAGGTTATGTAGAACATCAGCTTTTGAAACGCCCGGGAGAGAATGTCCCCCGATTAACTGATTATCGTGGACGGGTCGCATTCGCGGTTTTTCACCATAAAGAACAGCAGGGATTAGTCAATAGCTTGAACCGGGCTCGTCAAGCATTGAGTTTTTATTAA
- a CDS encoding DUF6421 family protein, with amino-acid sequence MKEKLISLGQSLSDKTNQLRLLQDAKGQVVNKLDQAQALLDAISLEIENLGALLGCEAYAAAIKKDIASWQKHGLASAPDFINTRTDFAIPENNQWAFFFGPYLLANETTTKGKGYRAEFFIALRDDPQVCADLHEDYPHPRNICQSVRILTASEGILSGNALVFFPENIRCNEKMARQHFAMFFFNKFEGIYRTFTLPKVKKLFGESDIIFNESSWLSDKLTTREFYEARCVWGYLHDLYHHQGPRPFDEQVYIKMKWHLGLLEEIKVDCQTILTLSKDESLPYRREAIELILFERLIRYPQELDAESNFDSGTGIFLLEWLLRNQAIAFDFTTMKGTLDWPKLLNSIEVLVEQILAFEALDDDAYIEQAKQFLEKYLTLSQQEKRYLFAEHHHQLFPQKQEVKKIDFSTIEMY; translated from the coding sequence ATGAAAGAAAAATTAATCTCCCTTGGACAGTCTTTATCAGACAAAACGAATCAATTACGTTTATTGCAGGATGCTAAAGGCCAGGTGGTAAACAAGCTTGATCAGGCGCAGGCCTTGCTTGATGCGATCTCTCTTGAAATTGAAAACCTGGGGGCGCTGTTAGGCTGTGAAGCATATGCTGCAGCGATCAAAAAGGACATTGCCAGTTGGCAAAAGCATGGCCTGGCAAGCGCGCCTGATTTTATCAATACCAGAACGGATTTTGCCATCCCGGAAAATAATCAGTGGGCATTCTTTTTTGGCCCTTATTTATTGGCGAATGAAACAACAACGAAAGGAAAAGGTTACCGGGCTGAGTTTTTTATCGCTTTACGGGATGATCCTCAGGTTTGTGCTGATTTGCATGAAGATTACCCGCACCCCAGGAATATTTGTCAAAGCGTGCGGATCTTAACGGCGAGTGAAGGCATTCTAAGCGGCAATGCCCTGGTGTTCTTTCCGGAGAATATTCGCTGTAATGAAAAAATGGCAAGACAGCATTTTGCGATGTTTTTCTTTAATAAATTTGAAGGGATTTATCGTACCTTCACTTTACCCAAAGTGAAAAAGCTTTTTGGTGAAAGTGATATTATATTCAATGAATCCAGTTGGTTGTCGGATAAGCTAACAACCAGGGAGTTTTATGAGGCCCGGTGTGTGTGGGGATATCTGCACGACTTGTATCATCACCAGGGACCAAGGCCGTTTGATGAGCAAGTTTATATCAAGATGAAATGGCATCTGGGTTTATTAGAAGAAATAAAAGTGGATTGCCAGACGATTCTAACCCTGAGCAAAGATGAATCTCTTCCGTACCGCAGGGAAGCGATAGAGCTTATTTTGTTTGAAAGACTGATTCGATACCCCCAGGAACTGGATGCGGAATCAAACTTTGATTCCGGTACCGGCATCTTTTTACTCGAATGGCTGTTAAGAAACCAAGCCATTGCCTTTGACTTCACCACGATGAAGGGAACATTGGACTGGCCTAAGTTATTGAACTCAATAGAAGTTCTGGTTGAGCAGATTTTAGCTTTTGAGGCTTTAGACGATGACGCCTATATCGAACAAGCTAAGCAGTTTTTAGAGAAGTACCTTACGTTAAGCCAGCAAGAAAAGCGCTATTTATTTGCTGAGCACCACCACCAGCTTTTTCCGCAAAAGCAGGAAGTGAAAAAAATAGATTTCAGTACGATCGAAATGTATTAA
- a CDS encoding branched-chain amino acid transaminase: MEFSKAIWLNGVLVHPDAAMANIFSHGLHYGTTVFEGERIYQGKVFRLTDHSARLLKSAELLGFEIPYSVKEINQATQDLVTKLQIKQGYVRPVAWLGEESLALMPDANKVNVAIAAWDWPDLFDQEKRQLGVRLGFTKWIKHHPEAVPVAAKAGGNYLNSCLALSDVRARGFDEALMLDYEGYIAEATGANIFFVKGERLITPQADRFLNGITRQTVCHIAETLGLVIEEKRINVSELEQFDGAFLCGTAYEILPVRHIDQYQYEIPQLTQLIINNYQALCNQGWD, encoded by the coding sequence ATGGAATTTAGTAAGGCTATATGGCTTAACGGAGTGCTAGTTCATCCGGATGCAGCCATGGCAAATATTTTTAGTCATGGACTTCATTACGGTACAACGGTTTTTGAAGGTGAACGGATATATCAAGGAAAAGTTTTTAGGTTAACAGACCACAGTGCGCGATTGCTAAAATCGGCGGAATTACTGGGGTTTGAAATTCCTTATTCGGTTAAGGAAATCAACCAGGCTACGCAGGACTTAGTGACTAAGCTGCAAATCAAACAAGGTTATGTACGCCCTGTTGCCTGGTTGGGTGAGGAGTCTTTAGCGTTAATGCCAGATGCCAATAAAGTTAATGTCGCGATTGCGGCCTGGGATTGGCCTGATTTATTTGATCAGGAAAAGCGCCAGCTGGGGGTCCGGTTAGGATTTACCAAGTGGATTAAACATCATCCTGAAGCGGTTCCTGTTGCTGCTAAGGCCGGAGGCAATTACCTTAATTCCTGCCTGGCTTTATCAGATGTGCGGGCTCGTGGTTTTGATGAAGCATTAATGCTTGATTATGAAGGCTATATTGCTGAAGCAACCGGAGCCAATATTTTTTTCGTTAAAGGTGAGCGGCTTATTACTCCGCAGGCAGATCGTTTTTTAAATGGCATTACCCGACAAACAGTATGTCATATCGCGGAAACTCTTGGTCTGGTCATCGAAGAAAAAAGAATCAATGTCAGTGAGCTTGAGCAGTTCGACGGTGCTTTCTTATGTGGTACTGCTTATGAAATTTTACCTGTACGTCATATTGACCAATACCAATATGAAATCCCTCAATTAACTCAGTTAATTATCAATAACTACCAAGCATTATGTAACCAAGGATGGGATTAG
- a CDS encoding efflux RND transporter periplasmic adaptor subunit has translation MKIIIYLFTFFSVLPVQGTESVVTYQLGEQKIKPATEFLGTVKSYKVAKTTTDVPGQINFIKELGDRVKKGELITQLSDKKLQLEIDHYQAKRHQDESQLKHIEARLAATSELSAKSYSSELELDRLLTDKLVLQQKLIQIDASIDILKSKIENLKIYAPFDGVVTRQLHIAGEYIEENEPVLVLNSSDIEVRTVMTAEQAHHLKYDQKILIKDGAQTTLSSVNRMYPINQTHAGLVSVHLLPESSFSIGQQVKVIVPIQYKQPIVLVHEDAIRIEKGGYSVVKVDSSQKADVIPVNLIDHYKEWAVIVAPIKEGDTLVVRGNENLHQGDGIKVIKNLTHIN, from the coding sequence ATGAAAATAATAATTTACCTTTTTACTTTTTTCTCAGTCCTGCCTGTACAAGGGACTGAATCTGTTGTGACCTATCAACTCGGCGAACAAAAGATCAAACCTGCCACTGAATTCCTGGGGACGGTTAAGAGCTATAAAGTCGCCAAGACAACCACAGATGTACCCGGACAGATTAATTTTATCAAAGAGTTAGGGGACAGGGTTAAAAAAGGTGAGTTGATCACTCAATTGTCAGATAAAAAATTACAGCTGGAGATTGATCACTATCAAGCGAAGCGCCACCAGGATGAATCTCAGTTAAAGCATATCGAAGCGAGGTTAGCGGCAACAAGTGAGTTATCTGCGAAATCTTATAGTTCGGAGTTGGAGCTGGATCGCCTGCTGACTGACAAACTGGTATTGCAGCAAAAGCTCATTCAAATTGATGCCAGCATTGATATCTTAAAAAGTAAAATTGAGAACTTAAAAATATACGCCCCTTTCGATGGTGTTGTGACCAGGCAACTACATATCGCAGGTGAATACATAGAAGAAAATGAACCGGTTTTGGTGTTAAACAGTTCAGATATTGAAGTGCGTACCGTCATGACCGCCGAGCAGGCGCATCATCTTAAATACGATCAAAAGATCCTGATTAAAGACGGCGCCCAAACGACTTTGAGTTCAGTTAATAGAATGTACCCTATTAACCAGACTCATGCTGGATTGGTGAGTGTGCATTTATTGCCTGAGAGCTCTTTCTCTATCGGGCAACAAGTGAAAGTGATAGTGCCGATCCAGTATAAACAACCCATTGTTTTGGTACATGAAGATGCAATTAGAATCGAAAAAGGAGGTTATTCAGTCGTTAAAGTCGACAGTTCACAGAAGGCGGACGTTATTCCTGTTAATTTGATTGATCATTATAAGGAATGGGCAGTAATTGTTGCGCCAATTAAAGAAGGGGACACTTTGGTTGTCAGAGGGAATGAAAATTTACATCAGGGTGATGGCATCAAAGTTATTAAAAATCTTACACATATAAATTAA